A genomic region of Sulfobacillus acidophilus DSM 10332 contains the following coding sequences:
- a CDS encoding protein of unknown function DUF336 (PFAM: Domain of unknown function (DUF336)~COGs: COG3193 Uncharacterized protein possibly involved in utilization of glycolate and propanediol~InterPro IPR005624~KEGG: bts:Btus_0972 protein of unknown function DUF336~PFAM: Protein of unknown function DUF336~SPTR: Putative uncharacterized protein) encodes MEPNALIRSMYQLTAEAADLMIHSCRKAAEALGVAVNIAVVDDAGHLIAFFRMDGAPILSIEIAQNKAYTAVAFGKPTAEWYPMIADEPALLHGIVHTPRLVIFAGGIPVRIGTWTVGAVGVSGGTADQDAAIAEAGVRALQDLVGRIG; translated from the coding sequence GTGGAACCGAACGCGTTGATTCGCTCGATGTATCAATTGACCGCCGAAGCGGCCGACTTGATGATTCATTCCTGTCGGAAGGCGGCCGAAGCGCTAGGGGTAGCGGTAAACATCGCCGTGGTGGACGATGCCGGCCATCTTATCGCGTTTTTTCGCATGGACGGGGCACCCATCTTGAGTATCGAGATCGCGCAGAACAAAGCCTATACCGCGGTGGCATTCGGTAAGCCGACAGCGGAGTGGTATCCGATGATTGCGGATGAACCGGCGCTATTGCACGGTATCGTGCATACGCCCCGTTTGGTTATTTTTGCCGGAGGCATTCCCGTTCGAATCGGAACCTGGACGGTGGGGGCCGTGGGGGTGTCGGGTGGAACGGCTGATCAAGACGCCGCTATCGCCGAGGCCGGGGTTCGAGCACTGCAGGATTTGGTCGGGCGGATCGGATAA
- a CDS encoding Betaine-aldehyde dehydrogenase (PFAM: Aldehyde dehydrogenase family~TIGRFAM: 5-carboxymethyl-2-hydroxymuconate semialdehyde dehydrogenase; 2-hydroxymuconic semialdehyde dehydrogenase~COGs: COG1012 NAD-dependent aldehyde dehydrogenase~InterPro IPR015590~KEGG: bts:Btus_0966 betaine-aldehyde dehydrogenase~PFAM: Aldehyde dehydrogenase~PRIAM: Betaine-aldehyde dehydrogenase~SPTR: Betaine-aldehyde dehydrogenase): MVTRHFIDGAFVSSETGEQFDNLNPATGERIGSVTLGGASEIDRAVQAARRAFATWGRMPVAERSRLLHRLADLIEAHQDELAQLEAKDTGKPIALARRLDIARASANFRFFADAVKMLSTETFDMDGQALNYALRRPVGVAGLISPWNLPLLLLTWKVAPALAAGNTVVAKPAELTPLTATRLAELIQEAGIPDGVYNVVHGFGPGSAGEALTRHPGVDLISLTGETVTGKAIMAQAAPTLKRLSFELGGKNSLIILEDADFDRLIETTLQSSFSNQGEVCLSPARILVQEGLYDQFVEEFSRRAAAMRVGDPLDGATEVGALISEEHRNKVEAYLEVARQDGGQIVAGGRRPSGLPAHVAHGYFLEPTVITGLSDASRVVQEEIFGPVVTIQPFKTAEEAVARANATRYGLSATIWTQNLTKAHRIAAELEAGIIWINTWFLRDLRTPFGGMKESGIGREGGVHSFEFYTELKNVCIKL, encoded by the coding sequence ATGGTTACCCGCCATTTCATCGACGGAGCGTTCGTATCCTCAGAGACCGGGGAACAATTCGACAATCTGAATCCGGCCACCGGCGAACGGATCGGTTCGGTAACCCTCGGAGGGGCGTCCGAGATCGACCGGGCGGTTCAGGCCGCCCGGCGGGCGTTTGCGACCTGGGGTCGCATGCCGGTGGCGGAACGATCTCGTCTTTTACACCGATTGGCGGATTTGATTGAAGCGCATCAGGATGAGTTGGCACAATTGGAGGCCAAGGACACGGGAAAACCGATCGCGTTGGCGCGCCGTTTAGATATTGCCCGAGCTTCTGCAAATTTCCGGTTCTTTGCGGATGCGGTAAAAATGCTCTCCACCGAAACATTCGATATGGACGGCCAGGCATTGAATTATGCGTTACGGCGGCCGGTGGGCGTAGCCGGACTGATCTCCCCCTGGAACCTGCCGCTCCTCCTATTAACTTGGAAAGTGGCGCCGGCGTTGGCGGCGGGTAACACGGTGGTGGCCAAACCCGCCGAATTGACACCCTTGACCGCCACGCGACTGGCCGAATTGATACAAGAAGCCGGTATTCCGGACGGTGTCTATAACGTGGTGCACGGATTCGGTCCCGGGTCCGCCGGGGAAGCTCTAACCCGTCACCCGGGGGTCGATTTAATTTCTTTGACCGGCGAAACGGTCACCGGAAAGGCCATTATGGCGCAGGCGGCTCCCACCCTAAAAAGGCTGTCGTTTGAATTGGGCGGTAAGAATTCATTGATCATTTTGGAGGATGCCGATTTTGACCGTTTAATCGAAACGACGTTGCAATCCAGTTTTAGTAACCAAGGTGAAGTCTGTTTGTCCCCGGCACGGATTTTAGTCCAAGAGGGGCTCTACGATCAGTTCGTGGAAGAGTTTTCCCGCCGGGCGGCCGCCATGCGCGTGGGGGATCCCTTGGACGGGGCAACCGAGGTCGGAGCCTTGATTAGCGAAGAACATCGCAACAAAGTGGAAGCGTATTTGGAGGTGGCGCGCCAAGACGGCGGGCAAATTGTTGCCGGCGGCCGACGGCCGAGTGGATTACCGGCGCACGTGGCCCACGGGTATTTTTTGGAACCGACCGTCATTACCGGATTGTCCGACGCGTCGCGGGTCGTCCAAGAAGAAATTTTTGGCCCGGTGGTTACGATTCAGCCGTTTAAAACAGCGGAGGAGGCGGTGGCTCGGGCCAATGCCACCCGTTATGGGCTGTCGGCCACCATTTGGACGCAAAATCTTACAAAGGCCCATCGAATCGCCGCCGAATTGGAAGCCGGCATTATCTGGATCAACACATGGTTTTTGCGAGACCTGCGGACACCGTTCGGCGGTATGAAAGAGAGTGGTATCGGGCGGGAAGGCGGCGTGCACAGCTTTGAGTTTTATACCGAATTGAAAAATGTTTGCATTAAACTCTGA
- a CDS encoding 2-hydroxymuconate semialdehyde hydrolase (PFAM: alpha/beta hydrolase fold~COGs: COG0596 hydrolase or acyltransferase (alpha/beta hydrolase superfamily)~InterPro IPR000073~KEGG: bts:Btus_0963 alpha/beta hydrolase fold protein~PFAM: Alpha/beta hydrolase fold-1~PRIAM: 2,6-dioxo-6-phenylhexa-3-enoate hydrolase~SPTR: Alpha/beta hydrolase fold protein) produces MSELTGQWIQTGHFRTYYHDVGQGDPVVFIHGSGPGVSAQANWARILPPMSERFRALALDIVGFGQTERPAGMVPRLAEWVDHVVAFLDALDIPRAHLVGNSMGGGVALNLAARFPERVNKMVLMGSMGIPFPLTDGLAKVWGYRGTSLDEMREVMLTFAYDKGLINDDLVALRYRRSLEPVSKASYEAMFDFPLERHIAGMSTPEELIRRIDVPTLLIHGRDDQVIPPENSWRLMGLLPRADVHMFSRCGHWTQIERESDFIAVVRQFLEGSGR; encoded by the coding sequence ATGAGCGAATTAACCGGGCAATGGATTCAAACGGGTCATTTTCGGACGTATTATCACGATGTGGGGCAAGGCGATCCGGTGGTGTTTATTCACGGATCCGGCCCCGGGGTATCGGCGCAGGCGAACTGGGCCCGTATATTGCCGCCGATGTCGGAACGGTTCCGTGCACTCGCATTAGATATCGTCGGGTTCGGTCAGACCGAGCGGCCGGCCGGCATGGTGCCCCGATTGGCCGAATGGGTAGACCACGTGGTGGCGTTTTTGGACGCGCTGGACATTCCGCGAGCACACCTGGTCGGCAATTCCATGGGTGGAGGCGTGGCATTAAACTTGGCCGCGCGGTTTCCCGAACGGGTGAACAAAATGGTATTGATGGGGTCCATGGGCATCCCGTTCCCCTTGACCGACGGGTTGGCCAAGGTTTGGGGATATCGTGGGACGTCCCTCGATGAAATGCGTGAGGTCATGCTGACCTTTGCCTATGACAAAGGGCTGATCAACGACGATTTAGTGGCCTTACGGTACCGGCGCAGTCTCGAACCGGTGTCGAAGGCTTCGTACGAAGCGATGTTTGACTTCCCGTTAGAACGCCATATTGCCGGCATGAGCACGCCGGAGGAATTAATCCGCCGGATCGACGTACCCACTCTCTTAATTCACGGGCGGGACGATCAAGTGATCCCGCCGGAAAACTCCTGGCGCTTGATGGGATTATTACCGCGGGCCGATGTGCATATGTTTTCCCGGTGTGGTCATTGGACGCAAATTGAACGGGAATCCGACTTTATTGCGGTAGTCCGGCAATTTTTAGAGGGGAGCGGTCGGTAA
- a CDS encoding 4-oxalocrotonate tautomerase family enzyme (PFAM: Tautomerase enzyme~TIGRFAM: 4-oxalocrotonate tautomerase family enzyme~COGs: COG1942 Uncharacterized protein 4-oxalocrotonate tautomerase homolog~InterPro IPR018191:IPR004370~KEGG: bts:Btus_0971 4-oxalocrotonate tautomerase family enzyme~PFAM: 4-oxalocrotonate tautomerase~SPTR: 4-oxalocrotonate tautomerase family enzyme;~TIGRFAM: 4-oxalocrotonate tautomerase, subgroup): MPLIHIELLDGRTSEQKRQLIREVTEAVHRTIGAPTENIRVILTEVPFDHWAVGGVTMAERRGQVTDKEDVNR, translated from the coding sequence ATGCCCCTGATTCATATTGAATTGCTAGACGGCCGGACGTCCGAGCAAAAACGGCAACTGATCCGGGAGGTGACGGAGGCCGTGCACCGGACCATTGGCGCTCCGACCGAAAATATTCGGGTGATTTTGACAGAAGTGCCGTTTGACCATTGGGCGGTGGGCGGCGTGACCATGGCCGAACGGCGAGGCCAGGTGACAGACAAGGAGGATGTGAACCGATGA
- a CDS encoding 4-oxalocrotonate decarboxylase (PFAM: Fumarylacetoacetate (FAA) hydrolase family~COGs: COG3971 2-keto-4-pentenoate hydratase~InterPro IPR002529~KEGG: bts:Btus_0970 4-oxalocrotonate decarboxylase~PFAM: Fumarylacetoacetase, C-terminal-like~PRIAM: 4-oxalocrotonate decarboxylase~SPTR: 4-oxalocrotonate decarboxylase): MTGPELNRWADRVWHHQRTATPMARITEEVPHLTVEDGYAIQARLIDRRTASGEHLIGYKMGLTSEAKQHAVGVSLPIYGRLTDAMELHTPIVDGSRLIHPRVEPELAIVLKRGLAGSVPLRDVLTAIECVLPAWEVIDSRYEGFSFTAADVVADNASAAQFYLPPYAFSPYGRDWAEMGVTVRRNGHVRHVASAAAVLGHPWEAVRRLAILLAQEDRELLPGQVILTGGITDAVPLSPGDRLQMTFGTLGILDVVVPVRKEDANAPDSY; encoded by the coding sequence ATGACCGGCCCCGAATTGAACCGTTGGGCGGATCGTGTGTGGCATCATCAGCGCACGGCGACCCCGATGGCCCGCATTACCGAAGAAGTTCCACACTTGACGGTGGAAGACGGGTATGCCATACAGGCCCGCCTGATCGATCGGCGAACGGCATCGGGCGAGCACCTGATCGGGTATAAGATGGGGCTGACCAGTGAAGCCAAACAACACGCGGTCGGGGTGTCCTTGCCCATCTACGGACGCCTGACCGACGCAATGGAGTTGCACACCCCGATTGTCGACGGGTCTCGGTTAATTCATCCCCGGGTCGAACCGGAATTGGCGATTGTCCTCAAACGAGGACTGGCCGGGTCGGTACCTCTGCGCGACGTTTTGACGGCGATTGAGTGCGTTCTTCCGGCTTGGGAAGTCATCGACAGCCGATACGAGGGATTTTCCTTTACCGCCGCCGATGTGGTGGCCGATAACGCGTCCGCAGCCCAATTCTATCTTCCGCCCTATGCCTTTTCTCCATACGGTCGCGACTGGGCCGAGATGGGGGTGACGGTCCGCCGTAACGGGCACGTGCGGCATGTCGCCAGTGCGGCAGCCGTCCTCGGGCATCCGTGGGAAGCCGTTCGGCGGTTGGCTATCCTGTTGGCCCAGGAAGACCGGGAATTATTGCCCGGACAAGTGATCCTGACCGGGGGGATTACGGACGCAGTCCCCCTGAGTCCCGGGGACCGGCTACAAATGACGTTCGGCACCCTGGGGATTTTGGATGTGGTTGTACCGGTCCGAAAGGAGGACGCCAATGCCCCTGATTCATATTGA
- a CDS encoding 4-hydroxy-2-oxovalerate aldolase (PFAM: DmpG-like communication domain; HMGL-like~TIGRFAM: 4-hydroxy-2-oxovalerate aldolase~COGs: COG0119 Isopropylmalate/homocitrate/citramalate synthase~HAMAP: 4-hydroxy-2-oxovalerate aldolase~InterPro IPR017629:IPR000891:IPR012425~KEGG: bts:Btus_0969 4-hydroxy-2-oxovalerate aldolase~PFAM: Pyruvate carboxyltransferase; DmpG-like communication~PRIAM: 4-hydroxy-2-oxovalerate aldolase~SPTR: 4-hydroxy-2-oxovalerate aldolase;~TIGRFAM: 4-hydroxy-2-oxovalerate aldolase), whose translation MTHTVRVTDVTLRDGMHAVRHQFSVEDVRVLARAIDQTGVAIIEASHGDGLGGHSRQYGRAKETEADFLRAVVESVEHAKVAALLLPGIGTVAHLKQAAAIGIQVVRIATHCTEADIAEQHMEAARKLGLEVVGFLMMAHMVDPDVLVGEARKMASYGAQCVYVVDSAGAMVMEEARTKVAALRDALPPEVEVGFHAHHNLGLSVANSVVAVEAGAARIDASVMGLGAGAGNTPLEVFAAVTEKMGWDTALHLYAAMDATPLVKERLIRPIEIDRLSLTMGFAGVYSSFLLHAFRVAEQFGVDGRDILVELGKRRVVGGQEDMITDVAYQLARKNAEAAI comes from the coding sequence ATGACACACACGGTACGGGTGACCGACGTCACTTTACGGGACGGGATGCATGCGGTGCGTCATCAATTCAGCGTGGAGGACGTGCGCGTGCTGGCGCGGGCTATTGACCAAACGGGTGTGGCCATCATTGAGGCCAGTCACGGGGACGGGTTGGGCGGTCATTCGCGTCAATATGGCCGGGCCAAAGAAACCGAGGCCGACTTTTTGCGGGCCGTGGTCGAGAGCGTCGAGCATGCCAAGGTGGCGGCCTTGTTGTTGCCGGGGATCGGCACGGTGGCGCACTTAAAACAGGCGGCCGCCATCGGGATTCAGGTGGTCCGGATCGCCACGCATTGCACGGAAGCGGACATTGCCGAACAGCATATGGAGGCGGCCCGCAAACTCGGATTAGAAGTCGTCGGCTTTTTGATGATGGCGCACATGGTCGATCCGGACGTTTTGGTCGGGGAAGCCCGGAAAATGGCGTCGTACGGGGCTCAGTGCGTCTATGTGGTGGATTCGGCGGGGGCCATGGTGATGGAGGAGGCCCGGACCAAAGTGGCCGCCTTGCGCGACGCCTTGCCGCCGGAAGTGGAAGTGGGATTTCACGCCCACCATAATCTCGGGTTGTCGGTGGCCAACAGCGTGGTGGCCGTGGAAGCCGGGGCGGCTCGGATTGACGCCAGCGTGATGGGGCTCGGGGCGGGAGCGGGCAATACCCCGCTGGAAGTGTTTGCCGCGGTCACCGAGAAAATGGGCTGGGACACCGCCCTTCATCTCTATGCAGCCATGGATGCGACGCCGTTGGTCAAAGAACGGCTGATCCGCCCGATCGAAATTGACCGCCTGAGTCTGACCATGGGCTTTGCCGGCGTCTATTCCAGCTTTCTTTTACATGCGTTTCGGGTAGCGGAGCAATTCGGCGTCGACGGCCGGGATATTTTGGTGGAGCTGGGCAAACGGCGGGTGGTCGGGGGGCAAGAAGACATGATTACCGACGTAGCGTACCAACTGGCCCGGAAAAATGCGGAGGCCGCAATATGA